The following coding sequences lie in one Thalassoglobus polymorphus genomic window:
- a CDS encoding SGNH/GDSL hydrolase family protein — METTEEIPKEDTSSENSLRENRKASLSNFKKRLKILLLVGACSILGVLFYIHYWHNHDMGAGATAPVVDRGPFQKQWSDRDVFLLGLGDSITSGFGASPGKSYFYRLLKNPSDEFSEMEGLTLSAVLPNLTSENRSLSGTTSIELLEFSLPKIEVQPVETFGIVVLTTGGNDVIHNYGRTPPREGAMYGATMQEAEPWFINFEARLTTIVDLVEQKFPGGCDIFLSNIYDPTDGVGDTLNAGLPAWDDGLEVLQRYNQIIKTTCEQRPNVHLVDLHSTFLGHGIHCKKFWKATYRKEDPYYWYFDNLEDPNDRGYDAIRRLYLNKIAEVVPARLSTPRADAVSKTSLSVQ, encoded by the coding sequence ATGGAAACGACTGAAGAGATCCCGAAGGAAGACACGTCTAGTGAAAACAGTCTGAGAGAGAACAGGAAAGCTTCACTTTCGAACTTCAAGAAGCGGCTCAAGATCCTGCTCCTGGTTGGAGCCTGTTCCATTTTGGGCGTCCTGTTCTATATTCACTACTGGCACAATCACGACATGGGAGCCGGGGCAACGGCTCCGGTGGTTGATCGTGGCCCGTTTCAAAAACAGTGGAGTGATCGCGACGTCTTCCTGCTGGGCTTGGGGGACAGTATCACCAGTGGCTTTGGTGCCAGTCCTGGAAAATCATACTTCTACCGACTTCTCAAGAATCCCAGCGATGAGTTTTCAGAGATGGAAGGGCTTACGCTCTCTGCAGTATTGCCCAATCTCACGAGCGAAAACCGTTCGCTTTCGGGGACGACGTCAATTGAGCTTCTTGAGTTTTCGCTTCCAAAAATTGAAGTGCAACCTGTAGAGACTTTCGGAATTGTCGTCCTCACAACGGGTGGGAATGATGTCATCCACAACTATGGGCGCACCCCTCCACGTGAAGGCGCAATGTACGGAGCGACAATGCAAGAAGCGGAGCCATGGTTTATAAACTTCGAGGCTCGCCTGACAACTATTGTAGATCTCGTCGAACAAAAATTCCCCGGTGGTTGTGACATTTTCCTGAGCAACATTTACGACCCGACCGATGGTGTCGGAGACACACTCAACGCAGGATTGCCTGCCTGGGATGACGGTCTTGAGGTATTGCAACGGTACAATCAGATCATTAAGACGACGTGCGAACAGAGACCGAACGTGCATCTTGTTGATCTTCATTCCACGTTTCTGGGTCATGGAATTCACTGCAAAAAATTCTGGAAGGCCACCTATCGAAAAGAAGATCCGTACTATTGGTATTTCGATAATCTCGAAGATCCTAACGACCGTGGCTACGATGCGATTCGACGATTGTACCTCAACAAAATTGCAGAGGTTGTGCCGGCGCGTCTTTCAACTCCTCGTGCCGATGCGGTCTCCAAAACGAGCCTCAGCGTTCAATGA
- a CDS encoding protein kinase domain-containing protein translates to MSEELSGANEQSVVVNQLIAEFMSRSDTGDTLTPEQFIAAHPEHADELKQHFANVDLLEGLKETGPAGIAETMVAACDEGEISTEDPTANTIVRGAADSETSVTRDHQRKNTGSATNIEIPETFGRYAIQKVLGQGAMGAVYLAKDTQLDRDVALKIPKFGDGNGVDDEELLERFYREARASATIRSINICPVHDVGEIDGQHYITMAYIEGRPLKDFTKSKKSHSEKQIITTIRKLALGLAEAHKIGVVHRDLKPANIMVDLKGEPVVMDFGLARRSSSDDVQVTQSGAILGTPAYMAPEQVAGDQSAIDHRVDIYALGIIMYELITGEMPFKGNLMSILQQIALNNPKKPSELRKDIDPRLEAICLKMMAGDQTKRYQSMSDVAADLQDVLRNPGKRQKKEQAKKTEPKPTSIPTANEESNPALISVAQPKPYAAQLREKKSKAAKKPKPTGKASPRSKKTAPVGSGSSRPPKKFLIAGGLGGLILLLGIVFLVRIGKYEVQITLDDPTITLSVDGEVLNIKDGQDVYKLSAGKHKLQLQKEGLKKHVEEFNVTKDGQTVLTATVVNGNLDGLLNGEKSKGIGYRGKIVGSKSLHTEAMLQEGNTTGNRLRFAEDDYVKIPSLKFDGTDPVTVEAYVDLTSEPQPDESTSTPMFPIANFGGLIALQRTNWGKTSGWTAVMWTKDNVRVTRNFVTDSLSGHIAIVYDGADLQLFFNGIPSQESLYLNNGEEEIDVLPEVMSFPMSTFLGKIPNPAWTRSFYGELSEIRVSKIARYTKPYQPKTRLESDEHTLAHYNFQEGTGDTLKDSSGNGHHGKIIGAKWVKTTSPTTSSPPPAIAPFDAAAAKAHQKAWADYLGLPVEKEVELPGGEKMVFMLIPPGEFLMGSSEDERAKFLAETETDPNPAFYDRILTEGPQHSTRITQPFYLGKFEVTQAQWQTVMGNNPSKDQREPAKPVEQVSWDDVQRFLAKLREETSTARHKFMLPTEAQWEFACRAGTTTPWHSGNSEDELQRVAWVVTNSKGMVHQVGQLASNGFGLHDMHGNVFEWCSDWHAENSYTDAPVEDPKGVETGLERVCRGGTRWGSLSAARSAYRGKKPPSTAWDFVGFRLAMTIDVTKLETSQIPPAELHGSGDILKDSSGNGYDGKIIGAKWVPVADDNHTRQVQAAAQSEQLGMIFDSPETYAVVDELGIDFSEPFTCEMWTRPFVVQEDQPQFSRQAFRFGPVSFVNHHGPKHHGPRWQMIIGNNLPKTSNADIKVAYVGQKSLVETKTQRQHVALQWTGEYFTLYVDGENQKFGFLTGGRASHTVPEMMNAFLDANTSSKLEISRASSFVPHPLHGVIEQFRVSKGVKYQSKFTPRHLVPDQSTVALYDFNRENGDTLKDSSGNGHDGKIVGAKWVSIDGPSGSDRVTRSTGAASTVPLTASPSLVELLTSANSDWTRPENLGPTINTPRDELRPTLTVDQLNLYFARDGKLLVATRDRREDPFGEATEVTGKGISSESAAGPFLFDRDLRLAYAVRRDGHDRIMMTSRPATDQPFETVVDTEIYGHWPTLTADGLIMVYRSDYLPRRLLMTERPSLDSAFGKPVELFPSGGTEPFLSADGLTLIFGRANTNYMFVTSRKSREESFGVPVNVGKPFTEGTFNGAPWISREHDAIYFLSRRPGGIGDHDIYVSTRDIQTPDAVAD, encoded by the coding sequence ATGAGTGAGGAACTATCAGGGGCGAATGAGCAGAGTGTGGTTGTGAATCAGCTGATCGCTGAGTTCATGAGCCGCAGCGATACGGGTGACACACTCACACCGGAGCAGTTCATCGCTGCGCACCCGGAGCATGCTGACGAACTCAAACAGCATTTCGCCAATGTCGATCTTCTGGAAGGCTTAAAAGAGACAGGTCCTGCTGGTATCGCTGAGACAATGGTCGCAGCTTGTGATGAAGGAGAAATCTCGACCGAAGACCCAACAGCGAACACCATTGTCCGAGGGGCTGCCGATTCAGAGACATCTGTCACACGGGACCATCAGCGAAAGAATACCGGCTCAGCGACCAACATTGAGATTCCGGAAACCTTTGGTCGCTATGCGATTCAAAAGGTGCTTGGGCAAGGAGCGATGGGGGCCGTCTATCTTGCGAAAGACACTCAGCTTGACCGTGATGTTGCTCTCAAGATTCCGAAGTTCGGAGATGGCAACGGAGTCGATGACGAGGAATTGCTCGAACGGTTCTATCGTGAAGCCAGAGCGTCTGCGACGATTCGTAGCATTAATATCTGCCCTGTCCACGATGTGGGCGAAATTGATGGTCAGCACTACATCACTATGGCCTATATCGAAGGTCGCCCGCTGAAGGACTTTACGAAGTCCAAGAAGTCCCACTCCGAGAAGCAGATCATCACAACCATTCGTAAGTTGGCTTTGGGGTTGGCAGAAGCTCACAAGATTGGCGTTGTTCACCGCGATCTGAAACCCGCTAACATCATGGTGGACCTCAAAGGCGAACCGGTCGTGATGGACTTCGGACTCGCCCGCCGCAGTAGCAGCGACGATGTGCAGGTGACACAGAGCGGAGCCATTCTCGGCACGCCAGCTTACATGGCTCCCGAACAAGTGGCAGGCGATCAAAGTGCCATCGATCATCGAGTCGACATCTACGCGCTCGGCATCATTATGTATGAGCTGATCACGGGAGAGATGCCGTTCAAAGGGAACCTGATGTCGATTCTGCAACAGATCGCTCTCAACAATCCCAAGAAGCCATCGGAGTTGCGTAAAGACATCGATCCTCGCCTTGAAGCGATCTGCTTGAAGATGATGGCGGGTGATCAGACGAAGCGATATCAGTCGATGTCTGATGTCGCTGCCGATTTGCAAGATGTTCTGCGCAACCCCGGCAAGCGACAGAAGAAGGAACAGGCGAAGAAGACCGAACCGAAGCCAACGTCCATTCCAACCGCCAACGAAGAATCGAATCCGGCTTTGATCTCGGTCGCTCAACCAAAGCCATACGCTGCACAGTTGCGTGAGAAAAAAAGTAAGGCAGCGAAGAAGCCCAAGCCGACTGGCAAAGCAAGTCCGAGATCAAAAAAGACTGCTCCTGTAGGTTCCGGTTCTTCGAGACCGCCGAAGAAGTTCCTCATCGCAGGCGGTCTGGGCGGTTTGATTCTGCTGCTGGGCATCGTCTTCCTCGTCCGCATCGGCAAGTACGAAGTGCAGATTACGCTGGACGATCCGACTATCACGCTGAGTGTCGATGGCGAAGTCCTCAACATTAAAGATGGTCAGGACGTTTACAAACTCTCCGCCGGCAAACACAAACTGCAATTACAGAAGGAGGGACTCAAAAAGCATGTCGAGGAGTTTAACGTCACTAAAGACGGTCAAACTGTATTGACTGCCACTGTCGTGAATGGCAACTTGGATGGCCTACTCAACGGGGAGAAATCAAAGGGCATCGGATATCGTGGCAAGATTGTGGGGTCAAAGTCGCTTCATACTGAAGCGATGCTGCAGGAAGGAAACACTACGGGTAATCGACTTAGATTCGCCGAGGATGATTACGTAAAAATCCCCTCGCTCAAATTTGATGGCACTGATCCGGTCACAGTCGAGGCTTACGTTGACCTGACGTCCGAACCTCAGCCGGATGAGTCAACCTCCACCCCGATGTTTCCGATCGCGAATTTTGGTGGTCTGATCGCATTGCAGCGGACTAACTGGGGAAAAACGTCGGGTTGGACGGCGGTAATGTGGACAAAGGACAACGTAAGGGTTACTCGGAATTTTGTAACTGATTCGCTGTCTGGTCATATCGCTATTGTTTACGACGGCGCTGATCTCCAACTTTTCTTCAACGGGATCCCGTCCCAGGAATCCTTGTATCTAAACAATGGGGAAGAAGAGATTGACGTACTACCGGAAGTCATGTCGTTTCCGATGAGCACGTTTCTGGGCAAAATTCCAAACCCCGCATGGACGAGATCTTTCTACGGTGAATTATCGGAAATCCGTGTGTCAAAAATCGCCCGGTATACAAAACCCTATCAACCGAAGACACGACTCGAATCTGATGAACATACACTCGCGCACTACAACTTCCAAGAAGGCACCGGCGACACCCTCAAAGACTCATCCGGCAACGGACACCACGGCAAGATCATCGGGGCAAAGTGGGTGAAGACGACTTCACCAACGACGAGTTCTCCACCACCTGCAATTGCCCCGTTTGACGCAGCCGCGGCCAAGGCCCATCAGAAAGCGTGGGCGGATTACCTCGGTTTGCCAGTTGAGAAGGAAGTCGAACTACCGGGGGGCGAAAAGATGGTTTTTATGCTCATTCCACCCGGGGAATTCCTGATGGGGTCGAGTGAGGACGAACGGGCGAAATTTCTCGCCGAAACCGAAACGGATCCGAATCCTGCGTTTTATGATCGTATTCTCACTGAAGGTCCGCAGCATTCCACGCGGATTACACAACCGTTCTACCTCGGCAAGTTTGAAGTCACGCAAGCTCAGTGGCAAACCGTAATGGGGAACAACCCCTCGAAAGACCAGCGTGAACCTGCAAAACCCGTAGAACAGGTGAGTTGGGATGATGTCCAGCGATTTCTGGCGAAGTTAAGGGAAGAAACTTCCACCGCCAGACACAAGTTCATGCTGCCGACGGAGGCCCAATGGGAATTTGCCTGCCGTGCAGGGACGACGACTCCTTGGCACAGTGGCAATAGCGAGGATGAATTACAACGAGTTGCCTGGGTTGTTACGAACTCGAAAGGTATGGTTCATCAAGTGGGCCAGCTCGCGTCCAATGGCTTCGGGCTTCACGACATGCACGGCAACGTCTTTGAGTGGTGTTCCGACTGGCATGCAGAGAATTCCTACACCGATGCCCCCGTCGAAGATCCGAAAGGTGTCGAAACAGGCTTAGAACGGGTTTGCCGTGGAGGAACCCGCTGGGGTTCCTTATCCGCCGCCAGATCTGCGTATCGCGGCAAGAAACCCCCATCGACCGCATGGGATTTCGTTGGCTTCCGGCTAGCGATGACGATCGACGTGACGAAATTAGAAACGTCGCAGATACCGCCAGCTGAGTTACACGGCAGCGGGGACATCCTCAAAGACTCCTCCGGCAACGGGTACGATGGCAAGATCATCGGGGCGAAGTGGGTACCTGTCGCTGATGATAATCACACTCGTCAAGTTCAGGCAGCAGCACAATCCGAACAGCTCGGTATGATTTTCGATTCACCAGAGACTTATGCAGTTGTCGATGAGCTTGGAATAGATTTTTCGGAACCATTCACATGTGAAATGTGGACTCGTCCATTCGTGGTCCAAGAAGATCAGCCACAATTCTCCAGGCAGGCTTTCCGGTTTGGGCCAGTTTCATTTGTGAATCATCACGGCCCCAAGCATCACGGACCACGCTGGCAAATGATCATCGGGAATAATTTGCCTAAGACTTCAAACGCAGATATTAAAGTCGCCTACGTTGGTCAGAAGTCGTTGGTGGAAACAAAGACGCAACGGCAACATGTCGCCTTACAGTGGACTGGTGAATATTTCACATTGTATGTCGATGGAGAAAACCAGAAGTTCGGCTTTCTGACGGGCGGGCGGGCGTCACACACTGTTCCTGAAATGATGAATGCTTTCCTGGATGCTAATACGTCCTCGAAGCTTGAAATCAGTCGCGCGAGTAGCTTCGTCCCCCATCCGCTGCACGGAGTGATAGAACAATTTCGAGTCTCAAAAGGAGTCAAGTATCAATCAAAGTTTACTCCCAGACACTTAGTTCCTGATCAATCAACCGTGGCGCTCTATGATTTCAATAGAGAAAATGGCGACACCCTCAAAGACTCCTCCGGCAACGGGCACGATGGGAAAATCGTTGGGGCGAAGTGGGTAAGTATCGATGGGCCATCCGGCAGCGATCGAGTCACACGTTCCACAGGGGCCGCCAGTACCGTGCCGCTCACGGCATCGCCATCGCTGGTAGAATTGCTGACCTCAGCTAACTCTGATTGGACCCGACCGGAGAACCTCGGGCCGACGATCAACACTCCCCGCGATGAACTCCGACCGACGCTTACTGTCGACCAACTCAACTTGTACTTCGCGCGGGACGGAAAACTGCTGGTCGCGACCAGAGACCGGCGCGAGGATCCGTTTGGCGAAGCAACGGAGGTGACAGGTAAAGGGATCTCCAGCGAGTCGGCGGCGGGACCATTCCTGTTCGATCGTGATCTCAGGCTGGCTTACGCCGTCCGTCGCGATGGACATGATCGGATTATGATGACTTCTCGACCGGCGACTGATCAACCATTTGAAACGGTCGTAGACACAGAGATCTACGGGCACTGGCCGACGCTGACAGCTGACGGACTGATCATGGTTTACCGCTCAGACTATCTGCCTCGCCGCCTGCTGATGACCGAACGCCCAAGCCTCGATTCCGCATTCGGTAAACCAGTCGAGTTGTTCCCCTCCGGGGGGACTGAACCGTTTCTGTCGGCGGACGGATTGACGCTTATCTTTGGTCGGGCGAACACGAACTACATGTTTGTCACGTCGAGGAAGAGTCGAGAGGAGAGTTTTGGAGTGCCGGTGAACGTCGGCAAGCCGTTCACTGAGGGGACTTTTAACGGCGCCCCATGGATCTCCCGTGAACACGACGCGATCTATTTTCTTTCCCGACGCCCCGGCGGAATTGGCGATCACGACATCTACGTCTCCACGCGTGACATTCAAACGCCGGATGCCGTTGCTGACTAG
- a CDS encoding SixA phosphatase family protein — MKTLLLMRHAKSSWSEPGMDDHDRPLNKRGIRDAPRMGNWLKERGLIPSLILSSSALRAQQTAQSVALTLDEKVEVVEDLYLASVGTWKHVLKSYFNNDIVLAIGHNPGLEELVSRVAANYERMPTAAVAWFEIQEDAEQADDILTKLSLQTVWRPKELG; from the coding sequence GTGAAAACTCTCTTACTGATGAGACATGCGAAATCGAGTTGGTCGGAACCGGGGATGGACGATCATGATCGTCCACTGAACAAACGTGGAATTCGAGACGCTCCACGAATGGGAAACTGGTTAAAAGAACGAGGACTCATTCCGAGTCTGATTCTCTCTTCATCTGCCCTTCGGGCGCAGCAGACAGCTCAAAGTGTTGCACTCACTCTTGATGAAAAAGTCGAGGTGGTTGAAGACCTGTATCTGGCGAGCGTTGGAACCTGGAAACACGTCCTGAAGTCATACTTCAACAACGATATCGTCTTGGCCATCGGGCATAACCCTGGATTGGAAGAACTCGTGAGCCGAGTCGCTGCCAACTATGAACGGATGCCAACAGCCGCCGTCGCCTGGTTTGAAATTCAGGAGGACGCGGAGCAGGCTGACGACATCCTGACGAAGCTCTCGCTGCAAACAGTCTGGAGACCGAAAGAGCTTGGCTGA
- a CDS encoding EF-hand domain-containing protein, whose product MKRISLTLAVLMTCTISGLAQPPGGGRGGPPPGYRGQQQDGGQRGERGGSPNAVMAALDADGDQTISAEEILSAAAALNALDQNGDGKLTSDEVQACDGPGGRAGQSGLSQSGSSSRSSQEGSPSTEQFLTHAFTFDADEDEMLNKSELTKMAAALIKEMQSRGGPPGGGRGRR is encoded by the coding sequence ATGAAACGTATTTCTTTAACTCTGGCAGTGTTGATGACTTGTACAATCTCTGGGCTCGCACAGCCCCCAGGCGGCGGACGCGGTGGCCCTCCTCCGGGGTACAGAGGGCAGCAGCAGGATGGGGGGCAACGTGGAGAACGAGGCGGGTCTCCCAATGCTGTGATGGCTGCACTTGATGCCGACGGTGATCAAACAATTTCTGCCGAAGAGATTTTAAGCGCCGCAGCAGCGTTGAACGCTTTGGATCAAAACGGTGACGGCAAACTGACGTCGGATGAAGTTCAGGCTTGCGATGGCCCAGGCGGAAGGGCTGGTCAGAGTGGCCTTTCACAAAGTGGTTCCAGTAGCCGATCAAGCCAAGAAGGCTCTCCTTCTACTGAACAGTTTTTGACTCACGCATTCACATTCGATGCGGACGAAGATGAAATGCTTAACAAAAGTGAGCTGACGAAAATGGCAGCAGCACTCATCAAAGAGATGCAAAGTCGTGGTGGCCCTCCCGGAGGAGGACGTGGCCGAAGATAG
- a CDS encoding DUF1570 domain-containing protein, which translates to MRFDRHSKLESIVQLRLFLLFMISAFLHSSSLLAESYTYVDEDGKQVTLEARSIGAGQGFQALERRDGQLQIVPSSVIVDRSPGEGPKRFDREEMSEMLAKRFGEELTRFQLQGNFVIGLVLTAPIEKTSESKASAFIQKASRFMNRVDEVFLRYAKSRKFPLYEPQFPLVLLIFESDDDFNEYAAEATGGTGLSAANIAGFYSPITNWLAVRMSSCDSFEVPLHEAIHQQMYNRVFQRLAPIPKWFDEGIATGFEGEGERISISPAKVNPRYAAQAQRMSGRVNWRSVIENDAAFTADVLAGEAYTLAWCMHWLLANKHQDEYEAYVQELASREPLGRLDAEERANRFKTALDVSIVDLQKEFPDALNFAIKRQRIRPKPTRTDGGSTSAQALGLADLKVVRSRIGRLTASGTFKNMSPLRSMTFYLTVESGDGTYAEWVIVDLKPGRRQEIDSQQLTKRFRPAVQMPRGTYRVFIRSTPADTRDSSNWANGTVPGPYLAR; encoded by the coding sequence ATGAGATTTGATCGACATTCCAAGCTGGAGTCTATTGTGCAACTCAGACTGTTCCTGCTTTTCATGATTTCGGCGTTTTTGCATTCGTCATCTCTGCTTGCTGAAAGCTACACGTACGTCGATGAAGACGGAAAGCAAGTGACACTCGAAGCGCGATCGATTGGGGCAGGGCAGGGCTTTCAAGCTTTAGAGCGACGTGACGGGCAACTACAGATTGTCCCCAGTTCCGTCATCGTGGACCGTTCTCCGGGAGAGGGACCCAAACGGTTTGATCGTGAAGAAATGTCGGAAATGCTGGCGAAGCGGTTCGGCGAAGAGCTCACTCGCTTTCAACTTCAAGGCAACTTCGTCATTGGTCTCGTGTTAACTGCACCGATCGAGAAAACATCGGAATCCAAAGCGTCAGCGTTCATTCAGAAGGCGAGTCGATTCATGAATCGGGTGGACGAAGTTTTTCTTCGTTACGCGAAGTCCCGCAAGTTCCCTCTTTACGAACCGCAGTTTCCTTTGGTCCTCTTGATTTTCGAGAGCGACGATGATTTCAATGAATACGCCGCTGAAGCAACTGGAGGCACCGGTCTTTCAGCTGCGAACATCGCCGGTTTTTATTCCCCGATTACTAACTGGCTGGCTGTGCGGATGAGTTCGTGCGATTCCTTTGAAGTTCCGCTGCACGAGGCGATTCATCAACAGATGTACAACCGTGTGTTTCAACGCCTTGCTCCCATTCCTAAATGGTTTGATGAGGGAATCGCTACCGGGTTTGAAGGGGAGGGAGAACGGATCAGCATTTCGCCAGCCAAGGTCAACCCTCGCTATGCAGCGCAAGCTCAAAGGATGTCGGGCCGCGTGAACTGGAGGTCGGTCATCGAGAACGACGCTGCCTTCACTGCGGATGTCCTTGCAGGTGAGGCCTATACTCTCGCCTGGTGTATGCACTGGTTACTGGCCAACAAACATCAGGATGAGTACGAAGCCTACGTTCAGGAACTTGCGTCACGAGAGCCCTTAGGGCGACTCGATGCAGAAGAACGTGCCAACCGGTTCAAGACGGCACTCGACGTCTCGATTGTTGATCTTCAAAAGGAATTTCCGGATGCCCTGAATTTTGCAATCAAGAGGCAGCGTATCCGTCCCAAGCCGACCAGAACCGATGGGGGAAGCACTTCCGCTCAAGCACTTGGTCTGGCAGATCTAAAAGTGGTTCGTTCGCGAATTGGGAGGCTGACTGCATCCGGCACATTCAAGAATATGTCTCCTCTAAGATCAATGACTTTTTATCTCACGGTAGAGTCCGGCGACGGAACGTATGCTGAATGGGTCATTGTTGATCTGAAACCTGGGCGTCGCCAGGAAATTGACAGCCAGCAACTCACGAAACGATTCCGTCCGGCGGTCCAGATGCCGCGCGGAACGTATCGAGTCTTCATTCGCTCGACGCCTGCTGACACTCGTGACTCATCCAACTGGGCGAATGGGACTGTTCCCGGCCCCTATCTGGCCCGGTAA
- a CDS encoding TIGR03067 domain-containing protein, giving the protein MMRYMCLLWLTSTLAGGSYAVADQDSDLKQFQGKWEVTELVEDGKVVPKEAIQEWLPSGGKFEIVENAIIFVSPHDGKKQVKLFSLDVTQYPKGIDLSTRDKKDGSGIYRFDEGRLILCFSDPAESKRPTEFSAKEGSKHLLMVLRRSSERPTVAKVEPAGTTAKVLTDAQVANMLRGRWRYNDNVGSLFVTFNADNTFNTVREVTEIRLFQKFFVQTPVSTGKWSVVNGKLTFHILTSVKPELVNKLFDFNVRSISDGDFIFVDYLGRVGQASRVN; this is encoded by the coding sequence ATGATGCGTTACATGTGCTTACTTTGGCTGACATCAACCCTGGCTGGGGGATCGTATGCGGTCGCTGACCAAGACTCTGACTTGAAGCAATTTCAAGGAAAATGGGAAGTCACTGAACTCGTGGAGGATGGCAAGGTCGTCCCCAAAGAGGCAATCCAGGAGTGGCTGCCCTCGGGAGGAAAGTTTGAGATCGTCGAGAATGCGATCATTTTTGTCTCACCTCACGATGGAAAAAAGCAGGTCAAACTCTTTTCCCTGGATGTCACACAGTACCCCAAGGGAATTGATCTCAGTACCCGGGACAAGAAAGATGGCTCAGGTATCTACCGTTTCGACGAAGGCCGCCTGATTCTTTGCTTCTCCGATCCTGCTGAGTCAAAGCGTCCCACAGAGTTTTCTGCAAAAGAAGGTTCGAAACATTTGCTCATGGTTCTTCGCCGCTCCAGCGAACGACCAACCGTCGCCAAAGTTGAACCGGCTGGCACGACCGCCAAAGTGTTGACTGACGCTCAGGTCGCAAACATGCTAAGAGGAAGGTGGAGATACAACGATAACGTCGGGTCGTTATTCGTCACATTCAATGCCGACAACACTTTCAACACAGTCCGAGAAGTCACAGAGATTCGGCTCTTCCAGAAATTCTTTGTTCAGACTCCCGTCTCAACTGGCAAATGGAGCGTCGTAAATGGCAAACTGACGTTCCACATTCTGACTTCCGTCAAACCTGAGCTAGTCAACAAGTTGTTCGATTTCAATGTCCGGTCGATTTCCGACGGAGACTTCATTTTCGTGGACTACCTCGGTCGAGTGGGACAGGCTTCCAGAGTCAATTAA